In Sphingomonas sp. SUN019, the genomic window CCAGGCTGATCAGCGTCGTCGGATGGAATGGTCGTTCGAGAAAGGTGACATTTCCCAGTGTCTCAAGCAGCCGCACGGCACCGGGATTGCGCTCCAGTCCGCCGCCACGGGCGGTGAGCACGATGAACGGAAAGTCGGACCATTCGGCTTGGTCCGCCAGGAAAGCGGCAAGCTCGCGCAGATCGGCTCCGCGCATCGCTTCCTCCGTGACGATGGCGAACCCGGCACCGTCGCGCAACGCCTTTGCGAGCGACGGTACATCCGCAGCTGCCGCCGCATCCAAACCAGCTTCTCGCAGCATCGCCTCGGCGACGGCGGCATCGCGACCGTGCGGCGCTAGGATGATGGCGCCTTCCGAACTTGTGCGGTTCAAAACGACATCACGCTTTTTTCATGTCGAGAAGCCCGGACGCGTCCCCCACCAGGTCGGGCACGCCACGCAGGATGCCTTGGAAGCCGGTGAGTGGTTCGCCCAGCGTGATGCCATTCCCGCCGATCATGAATTCCCTTATGGTGTCCTCGTGTGCGCTCGTCCGCTTCTTAACGATCGAAATCGCGCGACGGACCCGACCCAAGGCCTCGAAATAGCGCAGCAGGATCACCGTATCGGCAAGGTAAGTCACATCAACCGGCGATTTCATGTCGCCGACGAGGCCGTGCTGGGCGACCGTCAGGAAGGTCGTGACGCCTTGCCTGTTCAGATACTGCAGCAGCTCGTGCATGTGCAGGATCAGCGCCTGTTCTTCGGGCATGGCCGCCTGGTAGCCATTGAGGCTGTCGACCACGACCGTACGTGCGCCATTCTTCTCGACGCGAACCCGGACCCGTTCGGAAAATTCGCCGGGGGTTAGTTCAGCTGCGTCGATCTGTTCGATCACGAGTTTGCCGGAGTCCACCATCGCTTGCAGGTCGATGCCAAGCCCCTTCGAGCGCTCGAACAGAAGACCCAGTTCCTCGTCGAAAACGAACATCGCCGCGGTTTCGCCACGCTCGATGGCCGATTGGACGAAGGTCAGGGTCAGCAACGACTTGCCCGTACCGGCTGGCCCGAGGATCAGCGTACTTGCGCCACGTTCGAATCCACCCCCGAGCAGCCCGTTTATCTCCGGGTTATTGATTGGGACCGTCTCACGCCTGAACTTGGTGTGGTGTTCGGATGAAACGAGTCGAGGGAAGACCCGAATACCTCCGGTGTCGATCACGAAGTCATGAAAGCCTCCGCGGAAGCGGCGACCTCGGTATTTGAGCACGCGCATCCGCCGACGTTCGGCGCCGTAATTGGGCGATAGTTCCTCGAGGCGAATGACCGCATGCGCGACGCTGTGCACGGTCTTGTCGAGCACATCGGCGGTGAGGTCGTCGAGCATCAGCACGGTCGCCTCGTGATGCGAGAAGTAATGCTTCAGGGCGAGGATCTGGCGGCGATACCGCAGCGAACTTTGCGCCAGCAGTCGGATTTCCGACAGGCTGTCGAGCACAACGCGAGACGGCTTCACCCGCTCGAACGCTTCAAATATGCGCTTGGTCGTCTCGCCAAGTTCGAGATCTGACGAGTAGAGCAAGCTCTGCTGCTGCTGATCATCGAGCAGGCTTTCCGGCGGCACGAGTTCGAACACCTCGAAGCCCTCACCGAACGTCCAGCCATGCGATGCAGCGCCGTCGCGCAACTCTTCCTCGGTTTCGGAAAGCGTGATGTAGAGACCCTTTTCGCCCGCTTCGGCTCCTGCCAGCAGGAACTGGCTGGCAAGCGTGGTCTTGCCTGTTCCGGGACTACCTTCGATCAAAAACAGGCGCCCTTCCGAGAGGCCGCCAGCGAGTATTTCGTCCAGCCCAGCAACGCCGGTCGTGTGGTTCGTCATCAATCCCCGCCTCTTCACGACAAACTCGTATCAGCTCGGCTTCGTCAAAGCCTTGCCTCGCGTCAATCGACGAATGTCAGAACTGTCCTTAGGACAATAGCAAACACAGCCGGTTGATCGCGACCAGCGGCGCGCTCAGTCGATGTTTCGTCGATGCGGTACGACTGAAATGAAGCGCGCCGCTGCGGCCCTGGATTCGATGGACGAGCGGCCGCTCAGACCATCTGAGCGCTTGAAGTCGGCTGGTCCGCATCCACCAATCGCCGCCGCCAATCGTCTTTCGCCCGCGGCCCGCTCGATCCAGCCCGGGACTGCGATAGCTTGGAAAAGTTTCGCGTGCTCGCCATCAGAATCTAACGCGCGGCAATTTCATTTGTTATCAGCAAGAGTAATCATCTACTCCCACAATCCTGACGGCTCGCCGCATAGGCAGCATGCGCTAATTTACCCAGCGGGTATCGTCGTCGCGCGCTTCTGTTTGCGCTACATCGTATGTCGCGGCCGCTTCGGCTTCAGGAGCCCGCAAGATCAGAAATTTCTGTGCGTTCACCGAGAGCCTGCCTCGCTGCTAAGGCCTGAGCCGATCAGCGAGCATCTTTATTCAGTAAATTACGGAACGATGGGTCCCCGCGATTGTAAGTGCCGACCCAGAGCATGGGTTTCTCCTGGCCCGGTCAGAAATGGCCGGGCCTTTTTTGCCGTCGCCTGCGCGGCCGTGGCTAGATCGCCCGTCGATCGTGTTCGGCGCTCCCGTGTGCCGCCTCGATCATCGCCCGGGCCACCAGATCGTAAGCAGCCCGCCAAGCCTCCCGCGTTGGCAGATCGACCTCCGGGCTTGAGATGCGGTCGATCATCCAGAGCAATGCATCTCCAACCATCGGATAGTGCTCCGCTCTCGCGCCGTAGGCGACGTGACGAACGGCTAACTCCCGAAGTGCGGGAAGAACATCCTGTTGGTGGCTAAGGCCAGTTACGATCCTGGCGAGCGCGGCGATCAGCAGGCGTCCCTGCTCTGCTATGTCGTCCTTGAAGAGGCTTCGGGTTTCGGGTGCGAGCTCGAACAGCCGGTTATAGAACGCGAGGGACGCCTGATCCCCTGCGCGCAAAACCATCTCGAAACTCCGCCGGATCAATTCAACCTGTTCTTGTCGCATAACCCTCCAGGACTGCGCGATGTAGGAAAGTTTCAGTGCCAGCGATGTGCGCAAGCGGCCTGATCGCCCTCGACCTTGATGGTCGGAGACTGCCATCATTAATCAATCGCCATGTCTAGCGGTATTCCTAACTCCTAACGAAGCTGGCTATCCTTGCTGGCCCGGCGGTTGATCCCTCCAGCCCGCCGATCAGCGTCCTGAGACGCTTGGCAACCAATGCAGGTTCTGGCCCCCGGAAGGGCTTGGCGACGGGGTTCTGGAATATCCTCACCGCACATGACGCAATACGGTGTGCCGAGGCCGGTCGGCATTCGTAAGCGCGCGGCCATCACGGCATCCGAGACCGTGTCCTCAATCTGATCCTGCACGGCGCCATCGCCAGCCCAGCCACTCGCCACTGGTTCGCTCCTGCTCATGTCGTGACCATCTTGTATCAAGCGCGCAACTGGGCTCGACCCGATGGACTGATTTGGGTCAGTACGTCTGGCGTACCGGGAAAGGGACGAAGCCCAATCCTGCGCGTTTATCGGGACATCACCCAACCCAAGACCGAGTGCTCCGACGATGGAAATTCATGACGACGCGTTTCGCGTGAATACGGAGGCCGGATTGGTGATCCTTGATGGGCCGCGCGGGATGGCGCTTACCCTAACACCCGGCGCAGCGATACGGTCCTGCAAGCTGATTATGGATTGCGCGGCAATAGCAGCAGCGGACCCGGCTAGCGCCCGGCCATCGCAGCAGTGCAATTCCGCATTGTCGCCCAAGTCATAACGCGCGGAACTGGTATTATGCCGCCGGCAGCAGGAGCATTCGCTGCTGCTGCCAACACGCCGGGATAATCGTGTCCAGCGTTACCGTGCGCGCCGATACTCCGGTCCGCAGTGCGCCCGCGAGAATCGCATCGACCACCGCGGGGCTAAGGAACGCCAGCCGCAGCACACGGGTCAGATAGGACGAGCTGATCCTCTCCTTCGCGGCAAGTTCCACAAGCCCCAGTTCGCCCTCGCGAAGCACGCCCCACCAACGCCGGGCCTTGATAACCAGCCCGATCAGCGACACGTCGACGACCGCGGCAGGCGCGCACCCATTGGCCTGCACCAGCCGCACCGCGCCGCCGGTGCGGGTCAGCCGCAGCGCCGAGTGCAATGTGGTGACCGCGAGCGCCTCGCTACCTGCGCTCAGCTGCAAGTGCGCCGCGACCGCTGCGGTCGCGAGGTCGATCTCGACCGCGTCGTCGTGAATTCGGACCCGCGCAATCATCGCGCGCAGCACGGCCCGGTCGCTCTTCGCGGCATGCCGGGCTACATCCACGCTGCGTTTGGTAAGCGGATGGATGTCCGCCGGGCGGACTATGAGCCCGAGGGTCGCCGCCAGCGCCAGCGGATCATCGAACGCGCGTGAGATCGTCCGTGCGACCGCGGTCTCGATCTCGAGCGCGGGGATCCGAACCCCCGCTTCGTTATCACCGCCCCCGTGATGCACGGCACGGCTGACGTAGTAGCGGTATCGCACCTTGCCTTTGCAGGCATGGGTCGCGATCAGCGGAACCCCGGCTGCATCGACGATCAACCCGGCAAGCAGGCTCGGGCTTGCCGCGCGGGCAGCGCGCCGCTCGCCGCGGACATGCGTGTCAAGCCGGTGCTGAACAGCGTCCCAGGTCGCGCGATCGATGATCGCTGTATGCAGGGCAGGATAGACGTGCCCGTTGTGATGGACCTCGCTGACATAGGCGGGGCATTTGAGGAACGCATGGATCTGCCCGCGCGTGAACACGACCCCGCCGAACGCCTTGCCGCTACCGATCCGCGTGCGCACCGGTGCGCCGATCCCTTCTCGTGCCAGCTGCTCGGCGACCAGCCGGACGTTGCCGGTCGCGATGTAGCGCGCAAAGATGTCGCGCACGATCGCGGCATGCTCCTCGACGATGGCAAGGCTGCGCCCGTCCGGCCGGTAGCCAAGTGGCGGCGTGCCGCCCATCCACATGCCCTTCGCCTTCGAGGCCGCGATCTTGTCCCTGATCCGCTCGGCGGTGACCTCGCGCTCGAACTGCGCAAAGCTCAAGAGCATGTTGAGCGTCAGCCGTCCCATGCTGGTCGTGGTGTTGAACGACTGGGTGACGCTGACGAAGCTGGTGCCCGCCGCATCAAACGCTTCGACCAGCTTCGAGAAGTCGAGCAGCGAGCGGGTCAGCCGGTCGACCTTGTAGACCACGATCGTGTCGATCCGCCCGCCTGCGACATCGGCGAGCAACCGCTGGAGCGCGGGGCGCTCGAGCGTACCGCCCGAGATGCCGCCATCGTCATAAATCTCGGGGAGCAGCGTCCAGCCTTCGGACGCCTGGCTCAGCACATAGGCGGCGCACGCTTCGCGCTGCGCATCCAAGCTGTTGAAGTCCTGCTCCAACCCCTCCTCACTCGATTTGCGCGTGTAGATCGCGCAGCGGACCCGCTTCATGCCGCCTTTACCTTCTGCTTCAGCCCGAAGAACGCTGGGCCCGACCAGCGCGTGCCGGTGATCGCGCGCGCGACCTCGCTCAGGCTGTTCCAGTCGCGGTCATTCCAGCGGATCACCCGGTCCTCGCCGACTGTCACGATGTGCACGACGCCGTTCCATTCGCGGACCAGCCGCATGCCGGGCACCGCGGGCGAGGTTCTCGTGCTGGCCGCCGCCAGCTGCGTCAGCTTGCCGAACGTCGCCCGGCTGTGTCCGCCGAACATCTTGGCCTGGATCTCCCAGCCGAGCGCCAGCCGCAGCATCGCCGGGCTGACCTTCGGGACGACCTGACCGGTGACGCTGACCCACTGCGCGCGCAGCTGCGCCGACGACATGGTCGCCAGCGCCGCCAGGCTGACATCGAGCTTATTCTGTGCGATCGTCATGCTTACACCACCGCGATGATGCGATAGCAGGTCGTCTCGTCGCGTTTGCTGCGCTCGATCTGATGCCCCTTCTTGCGCAGCCCGGTGAGCGCCGCACGCATGGTATGCGCCATCCAGCCGGTCGCTTCGATCAGCTCGATCGGGGTTGCGCCTTTGTCGCGGCGCAGCAGTTCGATAACTTGCTCAATCTTGCTGCCGCTGCGCAGCACGCTCGTCACGCTGACCGTGACCAGCGGTGAGCTCTCGACGATGATCGCGTGGTCTTCGGCACATCCGGTCCGGCGTTGTCGATCAGGCCGCGCCCCGCATCGGTGATGGCGAGGCCGATCCGCTGATCGCTGTCCTCGCGCCAGACGCGGACCAGAACGGTCTCAGGCTGTTCGACCACAAGCGCATGCTTGAGTAGCGGGGTGATCGCCTTTGCCACCTCGGCGGTCTTGTCCCTGATGCAGTCCTTCAGCGGAAACACATTGCCATCGTCGCGCGCGGCGGCGGCCGATAGCAGGATCAGCTGGAGGTCAGTGAGTTTGAGATTCTTGGCCATGAATGGTCTCCGGAGCGGGACCAACACCATCGTCGGCCCCACCACCCAGAGCCCCGCCGATCACCCGGCCGGGGCAGGAGCCGCGCTGTTCGCGGCCCCGTTCACACCAGCACCAATGCTTGCTGTTGCAGCGAAGTCGAATGAAATGGGCGGATCGGATGCAGATTGACTGGTTCTACCATCGTCGGCTGCTCGAACGCATCGGCACATCCCGCCTGCCGAAACCAAGGAGGGTGCTGTCAAACCAAATGCACCGCCATTCTCCAAGTTGGTTAGTTGACGCCTTTAGCGGCAGAAAATGGCACTTCGTTCTCGACGCGACGCATTATCGTTCTCATGCTTCGGCGCGCGGAAGCGGCCAAACGGGCGGAACGAACCATATCCGGCTTAGTCTGACAGTACCGTAGGCGGCGAGCACGGTCGTGGTCTTGACGGTCCCGGGCGATCCTTGCACGCCGATCACGGCCGCGCGCGACATCGGCCGATCAGTTACGCCGCGTGGATTTCCAATCTCGCAGCGCGCACCCGCACACTTGCGCCACAGAAGCGCGGGCCGAAGTCGGCGTCGGAGGTAATCGCTCTGGGGCGCTGAGATTCCAAGTCAATAATCAGCGGTGCGCTACGATAGCATTACCGATCAGGTACGCCGACGCGACATTCTGACACTCTCCGCCCATGCTCATCGCGCGCAAGTTGAACGAACACGTCGATCGTGACCCCGACATAGCGCGCGATATCGGCACGGCTCAGCGTTGTTCCGCCCTCCAGGATTAACAGCGCTAGCTGCTCGACCGCCCCATCGACGCTGTCAGCGTGGATCGTGGTCATCGATCCGGGATGACCCGTATTGACCGCGCGAAGAAACGCGAACGCCTCGCGCCCGCGCAGCTCGCCGAGGATGATGCGATCGGGCCGCATCCGCAGCGATGCGGACACTAGGTCGTTTGTGGTAACATCGGCCTCGCCCAGCGCGCTCCTCGCTGCCAGAAGACCGATCGCGTTAGTATGCTGCAGTCGGAGCTCGGCGGTGTCCTCGATCAGGATCAGGCGTTCCTGCGCAGGAATCTCACCGATCAGGGCGTTGAGGAACGTCGTCTTGCCAGTCGACGTCCCGCCCGAGATGAGGACGTTAAGCCGCCCACGAACCGCCTGGCGGAGCCCCTCGGCGATTTCGCCGCGGTCGACCAGTTTCGCGACTGCCTCGACAATCGGCTGCGTCGCAGAGGATTGCGTTTGTACATCGTCGAACGATCCTGAGGTAATATAGTGCTCGAGCGTCAGGTTCGTCGAGACGTGCTTGCGGATCGCCAATGCCATGGGCCCGCGGGTCGCCGGAGCCGCGACAACCTGGATCCGTGACCCGTCGGGCAGACCCGCCGACAACAACGGGTGTTCGCGACTGATGCCCTGATGATTGTATGATGCGACCTGCCGCGCGAGCCGCAGCAATGTCGTTTCGTCTAGTTCCGCGATCTCATGCCGCTCGGTCGCCCCGCCAAAGCGTCTCCAGCCACATTTCGCCGGGCCGGTTGACGTATATGTCGGTGACATCGCTCCGCCCGAGCGCAGGCAGAAAGGGGTGCAAGGCAGCTGCGCAGATACACCCATTCGTCGACGGCGGTCTGCGTCACCGCCTGCTCTCGACCTCAGTAAAGTCGAGATCGCGCGCGACGAACACGCTGACGCTCGTACCTTGGCGAACGCTCAGAGTCGGCGGGATGTCGGTCTGGCGGGTTATCGTGGCGGTCGTGCCCTGGACCGATCCGGGGAGCGCGACGATCACCGGGCTATCCACCGACCGCGACGCTAGATTAACCCCGACGTCGAGCACCGACTGGAGTATCGCGCCGCCGAACCGCGCGAAAAAGTGGCTGTCGACCTTGGCTTTGATCCCGCCGATGCCGACTGGATCGGTCGCTGGTGATCCGATCGCGATCGTTGCGCCATCGGGACGGATCAACCGCGTCCAGTTGATCAGCGCGCGCTTTTGCCCGGCGGCCGCGTCGGAGCGATACTCGCCAATCAGGCGGCTACCGCGTGGGATCAGCACTCGCCTGCCGTCAAGCCCGTGCACATCGCGCTGAACGAGCGCGCGCGCAAAACCAGCGCGGGTCGAGTTAAACGCGGTTTCGAGAACCGCGGGGACGATCGTTCCCTGCGGCACCGTCATCGTGCGGTTGGCGATCGTACCTGCACGTGTTCGGCTGGCGTTCGCGTTGTTCTCGGACAAGGGGCTGGCCGCGGCCGTTGGTTCGCCATCTGCGGCTCCCGATCGCGGCTGCGATGTGTCGAGCACTAACGTCGCGCCACCACCAGTCCGTTGCGGCCGCTCGACAATCGGCGGTTGAGCATAGTCCACGCGTTGTAGCGGTTGTTGCTGAATGGTCGGGACAACGGTCTGCTGGCGTGGCTCCCGCGGTAGAGGTACCGCTTGCGGCAGTGCCGCCGATTCAATCACAGGCGGCGACACAAACCTCGGCTCGGGCGGAATGTACAAGGGCGGCGGTGCCTCGAAAGGCGCCCGTTGGACCGTAAGGGCGACAACCGCAGGCGCGGTCAGCGCCCGCCGTCGTCCATCCGAGACGCGGTAGCTGGTGCGCCGCGGTGATGCCACGGCCGTTGAAGACCCCCTTCCAGTAACTAATATTGCTTGAGCAGGACTGATATAGCGGCCGCCTCCGCTACTCGCTGTGGTCGATCCAGATGCGATCATTTCTTCCCTTCGTTGGCTGATCGCGACCGCGTCGGCGACGGCGGCGGCGCGCGAGCGGCTCTCGACCGGCGGTGGTGCGACAACGTGTGCTGGCTGACCGACGCTAGGCGCGTGCGATCGTTCTGACACTTCCGCCCCGCCAAAATGCCAGCTCGGGATGCGCAAGCTCATCGCGACCCTGGCGAGCGCGAACAGGGTCGCGAACAGCGCGATGCCGAAGATCAGCATCGCCGCGAGCAACTGTGCGGCGCGCCGATGATGTCGAGATCGGACGCGCGCCGCGCGAGCAGAGTCGACAGCCACGGTTCGAAAAAAGCAAGCTCGACCCCGAGTACGATCGAGATCGCGAGCGCCGCCAGCGCGGCTCCCATCAACCCGCGCAGCCAACCCTCGAACAGACCGCGCGTGCCATCGAACAGCAGGAACACCGCGAACACTGGCCCCAGCGCAAGCAACAGCCCCGCGATGATCCGCACGATCGCTAACGAGGCCAGCGTGCCGACCAGGAACCCCACGCGCGACCAGCCGAGCGCAAAGCTGTCGAACCCGAGAAACGGCGACGGTGCGACCGACGGTATCTGCGGCGTGCCGTCGGCCCCAAGCGGCGGCGCGACAACCCCAGCGATCGCCAGCGTTTTGAGCGCCTGGTCGACCCCATCTAGCCGCGACGCGAGGCCGCCCGTCGTACCCTGCAACCCGCTCGCGCCGCCGATGCTTGCGGCGACCTCCGCCGGCGAGCGCAGGATCACGTCGTAGATGAGAATCTGATACGCTGGCCAGCTGGTAGCGAGCACCAGGACGACGCCAATCTTGACGAACGTCAGCACGCCGTCGCGGATCGTGGGCACGTGGCCAAGCAACATGCGATAGCCGATCACCGCGATCAGCAGCGTGATCATGCCGGTCAGCAGGATAGACGCGGTCGATCCGGGGGCGGCGAGCGCCTGATAGCCTTGCGCGCCTAGCGTCTGCGCCTGGCAGTCGAGAAACGCGATCATGCCCGGTGCGAACGTCTCGGGACTGGGGATCGCCTGACAGGCGGCGGGCATCAGGCGCGTTCCATCAGCGTGTCGTACCACGCTTCGGGCGCCTCGCCGTGCTCGGCGCGGATCTCGTCGAGCAGGCGGACGGTGCGCTCGCGCCCCGACAGGATCGTCAGCAGTTCATGTTCACCGCTGAGGTTGAGTCGCGCGACCACGCTTTCGTTGCCGTGCTTGATCAGGAAGCAGCGCGCGCTGTCAGGGAACGGATCAGTTCGAACTCATGCGGGGTCAGGCCAAACCCGTTCACATAATCCTCGGCGCGCGCCTTCGGGTTGGCCATGAAAATCTGCGTCGCGGCCTGCTCGATGATCGCGCTTGCGATACGGCTCTCCAGCGCGTCCTGCGCGCTTTGCGTGGCGAAACCGACGATCCCGTTGCGCTTGCGGATCGTCTTTTCCCAATCCTTGATCCGGCGCACGAACACATCGTCGTCGAGCGCCTTCCAGCCTTCGTCGACGACGATGATCGCAGGACTGCCGTCGAGCCGTTCCTCGACGCGGTGGAACAGGTACATCATCGCCGGGGTCCGCACCGCGGGATCGTCGAGGATGTTGGTCATGTCGAACCCGACCGAGCGCTCGGCGAGATCGGTGCGGTCCTCGGCGCTATCGAACAGCCACGCACGCTCGCCGTCGCCCTACCACGGCCGCAACCGCGACCAGAAATCGCTCGCGTGCGGGCGGTGCCCGCCGCGGAAGAGTTCGACGATGTGGCGCAGGCGACGAAACTCGCGCGGCTGCGCGAAGCTGGCGTCGATCGCGTCCTTGATCTGCCCGAGTTCTTCAACATCCGCGCTGCCGGCGAGCAGCGCCAGCCAGTCGATCAGGAACTGGCGGTTGGCGGGTGTGTCGTCGAGCTGGAGCGGGTTGAGGCCCGACGATGTTCCCGGCCGCAGCACATCGTAGCGGCCGCCGATCGACCGGATGAACAGTTCGGCACCGCGATCCTTGTCGAAGAATACGATGCGCGGATCGTATTTGCGCGCCTGCGCAAGCAGAAAGTTGACCACGACGGTCTTGCCCGAGTCCGACGGGCCGATGACGGTGAAGTTGCCGAGGTCGCCCTGGTGGAAGTTGAAGAAGTACGGCCCCGCCGCGGTCCAAATGCTCGATGAGTGGCTGGAGCGCTTAGTTCACGCAGGGTAAGTCGCCTTCGCGATGCGAAGGGTCAGGTCCGCGCGTCGGCCCAATGCGCTTTAAGTTCGCGAGTGACCTCAGCGGGTGTATCTGCTCGCGTTAGGAGCCATATCTTGTCAGCAAGTCGGCGTGTGTAAGCCACATGGCGAGAGGTCGGCATAGGCGTAGCCGACCCGACGAAGCATGATCGTCAGGAACTGCAGGCTGGATCATTCGAGCAGGCGTCGGGTCTATTTCTGATATCATCGAACGGGTTCTTAGGTTTGCGCCCCACGCCAATTACCACCAAGCGCGCGAAACAGGTCGATCTGGGCTCGGGCGATTTGCGCGTCGGCCAACGCGAGCGTGGCTTCGGTATCGGCGAAGGTGCGCTCCGCGTCGAGCTGCGCCAGACTGTCGATCTGCCCCTCGCGTTGCTGCGCGCGCGTGATCCGCGCCGCCACCGCCGCCTGGTCGCGCGCAGCCTGCAGCGCGGTGCGGCGATCGAGCGCCTTGGCATAATTGGACAGCGCGGTTTCGGTCTCCTCCAGCGCGGTCAGCACGGTCCCGTCGAACGTGGCGAGCGCGGCTTGGCTGTCAGCCTCCGCCCCGGCGATCCGCGCGCGCGCCTTGCCCTGATTGAGGTTCCAGTTCAGCAACGGCCCAAGCAGCCAGTTGAGCGGCCCGCCGCCGAACAGATTGCCGAGCCCCGTGCCGGTCGACCCGATCGATCCGCCCAGCGTGATGCGCGGATAGAGATCGGCGGTCGCGACACCGATCCGCGCGGTCGCGGCGGCCAACTGGCGCTCGGCCGCGCGCACGTCGGGGCGGCGCGCGAGCAGCGCCGCACCATCGCCGACCGGGATCGGCTGATCGAGCCGCAGCGTCGTGCCGCGCTCGGCCGCGATGGCCGGCAGATCCTGCGGCGTACGCCCGGTCAGCATCGCCAGCCGGAACAGCGCCGCCTGCCGCTCGGCCGCGATCGACGGCACATCGGCCTGCCGCTGGTTGCGCAACGCGGCGATCCGCGCGCTGTCGAGCGGGGTGGTCATCCCCACCTCGACCCGCCGCTGCGTCACCTTCAGCGATCGATCGAGCAGTTCGACGATGCGCTGCGCCACTGCCAGCCGTTCGGCGGCGGCGGCCGCATCGGCATAGGCGCGGGTGGTTTCGGCGACGATCGAGACGCGCACCGCATCGGCGTCGGCATCCGCTGCCCCCACATCCGCAAGTGCCGCTTCGACACCGCGGCTGATGCGGCCGAACAGGTCGACCTCATACGACACGTCGAGGCCGGTATCGACCGTCCAGTCCTCGCGGTTCGCGCCAGGCGGGGTCTGGATCGCGGAATAGCGGCCGTAGGTCGCGCTCGCGCCGAGATTGGCCTGCGGCGTGCGGTCGTTGCGCACCTCGCGCAACGCGGCGCGCGCCTTCGCCAGCCGCGCGACCGCGACGCGGATGTCGGTGTTGGCCGCCAGCGCATCGCCGATCAGGCCATCGAGCACCGGATCACGATAGAGCTGCCACCAATCCTCCGCGGGCGCGGCGAGGGTCGCCGCCGGGCTGGTCGAGATGAACGCGGCGGACGCGCTTTGCGGAGGCTTGGGCGCGACATAGTCCGGCCCCGTGGCGCAGGCGGC contains:
- a CDS encoding ATPase domain-containing protein; its protein translation is MTNHTTGVAGLDEILAGGLSEGRLFLIEGSPGTGKTTLASQFLLAGAEAGEKGLYITLSETEEELRDGAASHGWTFGEGFEVFELVPPESLLDDQQQQSLLYSSDLELGETTKRIFEAFERVKPSRVVLDSLSEIRLLAQSSLRYRRQILALKHYFSHHEATVLMLDDLTADVLDKTVHSVAHAVIRLEELSPNYGAERRRMRVLKYRGRRFRGGFHDFVIDTGGIRVFPRLVSSEHHTKFRRETVPINNPEINGLLGGGFERGASTLILGPAGTGKSLLTLTFVQSAIERGETAAMFVFDEELGLLFERSKGLGIDLQAMVDSGKLVIEQIDAAELTPGEFSERVRVRVEKNGARTVVVDSLNGYQAAMPEEQALILHMHELLQYLNRQGVTTFLTVAQHGLVGDMKSPVDVTYLADTVILLRYFEALGRVRRAISIVKKRTSAHEDTIREFMIGGNGITLGEPLTGFQGILRGVPDLVGDASGLLDMKKA
- a CDS encoding globin domain-containing protein; amino-acid sequence: MRTSLALKLSYIAQSWRVMRQEQVELIRRSFEMVLRAGDQASLAFYNRLFELAPETRSLFKDDIAEQGRLLIAALARIVTGLSHQQDVLPALRELAVRHVAYGARAEHYPMVGDALLWMIDRISSPEVDLPTREAWRAAYDLVARAMIEAAHGSAEHDRRAI
- a CDS encoding DksA/TraR family C4-type zinc finger protein → MASGWAGDGAVQDQIEDTVSDAVMAARLRMPTGLGTPYCVMCGEDIPEPRRQALPGARTCIGCQASQDADRRAGGINRRASKDSQLR
- a CDS encoding recombinase family protein; this translates as MKRVRCAIYTRKSSEEGLEQDFNSLDAQREACAAYVLSQASEGWTLLPEIYDDGGISGGTLERPALQRLLADVAGGRIDTIVVYKVDRLTRSLLDFSKLVEAFDAAGTSFVSVTQSFNTTTSMGRLTLNMLLSFAQFEREVTAERIRDKIAASKAKGMWMGGTPPLGYRPDGRSLAIVEEHAAIVRDIFARYIATGNVRLVAEQLAREGIGAPVRTRIGSGKAFGGVVFTRGQIHAFLKCPAYVSEVHHNGHVYPALHTAIIDRATWDAVQHRLDTHVRGERRAARAASPSLLAGLIVDAAGVPLIATHACKGKVRYRYYVSRAVHHGGGDNEAGVRIPALEIETAVARTISRAFDDPLALAATLGLIVRPADIHPLTKRSVDVARHAAKSDRAVLRAMIARVRIHDDAVEIDLATAAVAAHLQLSAGSEALAVTTLHSALRLTRTGGAVRLVQANGCAPAAVVDVSLIGLVIKARRWWGVLREGELGLVELAAKERISSSYLTRVLRLAFLSPAVVDAILAGALRTGVSARTVTLDTIIPACWQQQRMLLLPAA
- a CDS encoding DUF2924 domain-containing protein; translated protein: MTIAQNKLDVSLAALATMSSAQLRAQWVSVTGQVVPKVSPAMLRLALGWEIQAKMFGGHSRATFGKLTQLAAASTRTSPAVPGMRLVREWNGVVHIVTVGEDRVIRWNDRDWNSLSEVARAITGTRWSGPAFFGLKQKVKAA
- a CDS encoding DUF3489 domain-containing protein; the encoded protein is MLRSGSKIEQVIELLRRDKGATPIELIEATGWMAHTMRAALTGLRKKGHQIERSKRDETTCYRIIAVV
- the virB11 gene encoding P-type DNA transfer ATPase VirB11; amino-acid sequence: MGVSAQLPCTPFCLRSGGAMSPTYTSTGPAKCGWRRFGGATERHEIAELDETTLLRLARQVASYNHQGISREHPLLSAGLPDGSRIQVVAAPATRGPMALAIRKHVSTNLTLEHYITSGSFDDVQTQSSATQPIVEAVAKLVDRGEIAEGLRQAVRGRLNVLISGGTSTGKTTFLNALIGEIPAQERLILIEDTAELRLQHTNAIGLLAARSALGEADVTTNDLVSASLRMRPDRIILGELRGREAFAFLRAVNTGHPGSMTTIHADSVDGAVEQLALLILEGGTTLSRADIARYVGVTIDVFVQLARDEHGRRVSECRVGVPDR
- a CDS encoding TrbI/VirB10 family protein, with amino-acid sequence MLIFGIALFATLFALARVAMSLRIPSWHFGGAEVSERSHAPSVGQPAHVVAPPPVESRSRAAAVADAVAISQRREEMIASGSTTASSGGGRYISPAQAILVTGRGSSTAVASPRRTSYRVSDGRRRALTAPAVVALTVQRAPFEAPPPLYIPPEPRFVSPPVIESAALPQAVPLPREPRQQTVVPTIQQQPLQRVDYAQPPIVERPQRTGGGATLVLDTSQPRSGAADGEPTAAASPLSENNANASRTRAGTIANRTMTVPQGTIVPAVLETAFNSTRAGFARALVQRDVHGLDGRRVLIPRGSRLIGEYRSDAAAGQKRALINWTRLIRPDGATIAIGSPATDPVGIGGIKAKVDSHFFARFGGAILQSVLDVGVNLASRSVDSPVIVALPGSVQGTTATITRQTDIPPTLSVRQGTSVSVFVARDLDFTEVESRR
- a CDS encoding type IV secretion system protein — protein: MPAACQAIPSPETFAPGMIAFLDCQAQTLGAQGYQALAAPGSTASILLTGMITLLIAVIGYRMLLGHVPTIRDGVLTFVKIGVVLVLATSWPAYQILIYDVILRSPAEVAASIGGASGLQGTTGGLASRLDGVDQALKTLAIAGVVAPPLGADGTPQIPSVAPSPFLGFDSFALGWSRVGFLVGTLASLAIVRIIAGLLLALGPVFAVFLLFDGTRGLFEGWLRGLMGAALAALAISIVLGVELAFFEPWLSTLLARRASDLDIIGAPHSCSRRC